In Actinomadura citrea, a single window of DNA contains:
- a CDS encoding alpha/beta fold hydrolase, whose amino-acid sequence MSTPRFVSLPPGVRRTTVETSRGPFAALEALPGSGVPDRCPALLVPGLTGSKEDFLAVLETLAASGRRVVAIDMRGQYESIGPDDESAYTRAALGADIAALLSALGPGPVHLVGHSFGGLVCREAVLAGARPASFTLMSSGPAAVSGPAAAKARALRDAIPELGMAQIWELSLEPDYLGRGVQREVVAFLKARTLGNSEKGLAFMANEILTAPDRVDELAKHCADTALRVLVLYGEDDDAWDPRAQAAMAERLNAPKVVIPGAAHSPAWDAPETTAAALLALWADTERTLK is encoded by the coding sequence GTGAGTACGCCCCGGTTCGTGAGTCTGCCCCCCGGTGTTCGCCGGACGACCGTCGAGACCTCCCGCGGCCCGTTCGCCGCGCTGGAGGCCCTTCCGGGATCGGGCGTGCCCGACCGCTGTCCCGCCCTCCTCGTCCCCGGTCTCACCGGCAGCAAGGAGGACTTCCTCGCCGTCCTGGAGACCCTGGCCGCGTCCGGGCGCCGCGTCGTCGCGATCGACATGCGGGGCCAGTACGAGTCCATCGGCCCGGACGACGAGAGCGCCTACACCCGCGCGGCCCTCGGCGCCGACATCGCCGCCCTCCTGTCGGCGCTGGGCCCCGGCCCCGTCCACCTGGTCGGCCACTCGTTCGGCGGCCTGGTGTGCCGCGAGGCCGTCCTCGCCGGGGCCCGTCCCGCGTCCTTCACGTTGATGAGCTCGGGCCCGGCCGCCGTCTCCGGTCCGGCAGCCGCCAAGGCCCGCGCCCTGCGCGACGCCATCCCCGAACTCGGCATGGCGCAGATCTGGGAGCTCAGCCTCGAACCCGACTACCTGGGACGGGGCGTCCAGCGCGAGGTCGTCGCCTTCCTCAAGGCCCGCACGCTCGGCAACTCCGAGAAGGGGCTGGCCTTCATGGCCAACGAGATCCTCACCGCCCCCGACCGCGTCGACGAGCTGGCCAAGCACTGCGCCGACACCGCCCTGCGCGTCCTGGTCCTCTACGGCGAGGACGACGACGCCTGGGACCCCCGCGCCCAGGCCGCCATGGCCGAACGCCTCAACGCGCCCAAGGTCGTCATCCCCGGCGCCGCCCACTCCCCCGCCTGGGACGCCCCCGAGACCACCGCCGCCGCCCTCCTCGCCCTCTGGGCCGACACCGAGCGCACCCTGAAATAG
- a CDS encoding glycerophosphodiester phosphodiesterase, with protein sequence MPAISAHRRDEAGLTGLGDAVASGAEYVEIDIRRTGDGRLVVHHDPEIAGLRLNRLPYERIQELAVRPVPLAGDAMKVIAGRAQGHLDLKERGCEHETVALAVEAFGTGNFVVTTSEITSLVEIKKSFPGVRTALSVGRNLWERGAAHDFAPLRLIRRAGADMVALNHRLARVGVLRQCGRAGIPAMIWTVNAEPVMHRFLRDPRVAVLVTDHPGLALRLREGGGPDGTRPRD encoded by the coding sequence ATGCCTGCCATCTCCGCCCACCGTCGCGACGAAGCGGGCCTCACGGGCCTCGGCGACGCCGTCGCGTCCGGCGCCGAGTACGTGGAGATCGACATCCGGCGGACCGGGGACGGCCGGCTCGTCGTCCACCACGATCCCGAGATCGCCGGGCTCCGGCTGAACCGGCTCCCCTACGAGCGGATCCAGGAGCTCGCGGTACGGCCCGTCCCGCTGGCCGGCGACGCCATGAAGGTGATCGCGGGCCGGGCGCAGGGGCATCTGGACCTCAAGGAGCGCGGCTGCGAGCACGAGACCGTGGCGCTGGCGGTCGAGGCGTTCGGCACCGGGAACTTCGTGGTGACGACCAGCGAGATCACGTCTCTCGTGGAGATCAAGAAGAGCTTCCCGGGGGTGCGGACGGCCCTTTCGGTCGGCCGCAACCTGTGGGAGCGCGGCGCCGCGCACGACTTCGCGCCGCTGCGGCTGATCCGGCGGGCGGGCGCCGACATGGTCGCCCTCAACCACCGGCTCGCCCGCGTCGGCGTGCTGCGCCAGTGCGGGCGCGCCGGGATCCCCGCCATGATCTGGACGGTCAACGCCGAGCCCGTCATGCACCGCTTCCTGCGCGACCCGCGCGTCGCCGTCCTCGTGACCGACCATCCGGGCCTCGCCCTCAGGTTGCGCGAGGGTGGAGGCCCGGACGGAACGCGACCGCGGGACTGA
- a CDS encoding DEAD/DEAH box helicase encodes MDAFPIQELALPIALGGHDIIGQARTGTGKTLAFGAALLQRIEHGGREPRALVVAPTRELALQVTDDLLVAGGKLGSRVLSVYGGRAYEPQIEALREGVDVVVGTPGRLLDLIKQKYLDLSKVEVLVLDEADRMLDLGFLPDIERIIDRIPARRQTMLFSATMPGEIAALSRRYLTRPTNVRAESHTESDATPQVVQHVFQAHQMDKPEMLARLLQAEGRGLTMVFCQTKRACDRVAADLAQRGFDAAAVHGDLGQSQRERALRAFRNGKIGVLVATDVAARGLDVDDVTHVVNYECPDSADTYVHRIGRTGRAGKEGVAVTLVDWSDLTRWKLINGTLDLPFAAPEETYSTSPHFFETLGIPAGTKGTLPTDMRNGRAGLDAEELEDIGETGKVRSHDRGRDQNRNREQEQERPRPRRRKRDRTRTRAGQPVEAAAAEAETAADDNVVDAVATERKRSRPRRRTRAGKPAATAGGTAEASQTA; translated from the coding sequence GTGGACGCGTTCCCCATCCAAGAGCTCGCCCTGCCGATCGCGCTGGGCGGCCACGACATCATCGGCCAGGCCCGCACGGGCACCGGCAAGACCCTCGCGTTCGGCGCCGCGCTGCTGCAGCGCATCGAGCACGGCGGCCGCGAGCCGCGCGCGCTCGTCGTCGCGCCGACCCGCGAACTGGCCCTCCAGGTCACCGACGACCTTCTCGTCGCCGGCGGCAAGCTCGGCAGCCGCGTCCTGTCGGTGTACGGCGGTCGCGCCTACGAACCGCAGATCGAGGCGCTGCGCGAGGGCGTCGACGTCGTCGTCGGCACCCCGGGCAGGCTCCTCGACCTCATCAAGCAGAAGTACCTCGACCTGTCCAAGGTCGAGGTGCTGGTGCTGGACGAGGCGGACCGCATGCTCGACCTCGGCTTCCTGCCGGACATCGAGCGGATCATCGACCGGATCCCGGCGCGGCGGCAGACCATGCTGTTCTCGGCGACGATGCCGGGCGAGATCGCCGCGCTGTCGCGCCGGTACCTGACCCGCCCGACCAACGTCCGGGCCGAGTCGCACACCGAGTCGGACGCGACGCCGCAGGTCGTCCAGCACGTCTTCCAGGCCCACCAGATGGACAAGCCGGAGATGCTGGCCCGCCTGCTGCAGGCCGAGGGCCGTGGTCTGACCATGGTCTTCTGCCAGACGAAGCGGGCGTGCGACCGCGTGGCCGCCGACCTCGCACAGCGCGGCTTCGACGCCGCCGCCGTGCACGGCGACCTCGGGCAGAGCCAGCGCGAGCGGGCACTGCGCGCGTTCCGCAACGGCAAGATCGGCGTGCTGGTGGCCACCGACGTGGCGGCCCGCGGCCTCGACGTCGACGACGTCACCCACGTCGTGAACTACGAGTGCCCCGACAGCGCCGACACCTACGTGCACCGCATCGGCCGGACCGGCCGCGCGGGCAAGGAGGGCGTCGCCGTCACGCTCGTCGACTGGTCCGACCTCACCCGGTGGAAGCTGATCAACGGCACGCTCGATCTGCCGTTCGCCGCCCCGGAGGAGACCTACTCCACGTCCCCGCACTTCTTCGAGACGCTCGGCATCCCCGCGGGCACGAAGGGGACGCTGCCCACCGACATGCGCAACGGCCGCGCCGGGCTGGACGCCGAGGAACTGGAGGACATCGGCGAGACGGGCAAGGTCCGCAGCCACGACCGCGGCCGCGACCAGAACCGCAACCGGGAGCAGGAGCAGGAGCGTCCCCGGCCGCGCCGCCGCAAGCGCGACCGGACGCGCACGCGGGCGGGCCAGCCGGTCGAGGCCGCCGCGGCGGAGGCCGAGACGGCCGCGGACGACAACGTCGTCGACGCGGTCGCCACCGAGCGCAAGCGCAGCAGGCCCCGCCGCCGCACCCGCGCCGGCAAGCCGGCCGCGACCGCGGGCGGCACCGCGGAGGCGTCGCAGACCGCCTGA
- a CDS encoding GlsB/YeaQ/YmgE family stress response membrane protein, with product MLTTILWFIVVGAVIGALARLVVPGRNPIGILLTVLVGIAGAILGGVVADALGAGMLVAFVFAVVIAALGVAALTTMNTRGRGRGHGSRTRRRSY from the coding sequence ATGCTCACCACGATCCTTTGGTTCATCGTCGTCGGTGCCGTCATCGGTGCACTCGCGCGGCTGGTCGTGCCGGGCCGCAACCCGATCGGCATCCTGCTCACGGTCCTCGTCGGAATCGCCGGCGCGATCCTCGGCGGTGTCGTCGCGGACGCCCTCGGGGCGGGGATGCTCGTCGCCTTCGTCTTCGCGGTGGTGATCGCCGCGCTGGGCGTGGCCGCGCTCACCACGATGAACACGCGCGGCCGCGGCCGCGGCCACGGCTCGCGGACCCGCCGCCGGAGCTACTGA
- a CDS encoding DUF3107 domain-containing protein, whose translation MQVRIGVQNVAKELVVDTDQTADDVQDALGAALADPQGVLVLKDRRAGRVVIPAARVGYLEIAEDEQRSVGFGTQYT comes from the coding sequence GTGCAGGTTCGCATCGGGGTCCAGAACGTGGCCAAGGAGCTGGTGGTCGACACCGACCAGACGGCCGACGACGTCCAGGACGCGCTCGGGGCGGCGCTCGCCGACCCGCAGGGCGTGCTGGTGCTGAAGGACCGCCGCGCCGGCCGGGTCGTCATCCCCGCGGCCCGCGTCGGCTACCTGGAGATCGCCGAGGACGAGCAGCGCAGCGTGGGCTTCGGCACGCAGTACACCTGA
- a CDS encoding TetR/AcrR family transcriptional regulator translates to MTATPDARPRGTRLPRLARRKQLLGAAQEVFVAQGYHAAAMDEIAERAGVSKPVLYQHFPGKLELYLALLDEHAEALVKIVREALESTTDNKLRVQASMQAFYDFVAGDGEAYRLVFESDLRNVAPVRARVDRANQQCAEMIAQVIAEDTNAPAEEAHLLGMGLVGMAEVSARFWLSQHRAIPKDTAEKIIARLAWRGISGFPRTNDQG, encoded by the coding sequence GTGACCGCGACCCCGGACGCCCGCCCCCGTGGCACGAGACTGCCGCGACTGGCGCGCCGCAAGCAGTTGCTCGGCGCGGCCCAGGAGGTGTTCGTCGCGCAGGGGTACCACGCCGCGGCGATGGACGAGATCGCCGAGCGCGCGGGCGTCAGCAAGCCCGTGCTCTACCAGCACTTCCCGGGCAAGCTGGAGCTGTACCTGGCGCTGCTGGACGAGCACGCCGAGGCCCTGGTGAAGATCGTCCGCGAGGCGCTGGAGTCCACCACGGACAACAAGCTGCGCGTGCAGGCGAGCATGCAGGCCTTCTACGACTTCGTGGCGGGCGACGGCGAGGCCTACCGCCTGGTCTTCGAGTCCGACCTGCGCAACGTCGCGCCCGTCCGGGCCCGCGTCGACCGCGCCAACCAGCAGTGCGCCGAGATGATCGCGCAGGTGATCGCCGAGGACACCAACGCCCCCGCCGAGGAGGCGCACCTGCTCGGCATGGGCCTGGTCGGCATGGCCGAGGTCAGCGCCCGCTTCTGGCTCTCCCAGCACCGGGCGATCCCCAAGGACACCGCCGAGAAGATCATCGCCCGGCTGGCCTGGCGCGGCATCTCCGGCTTCCCCCGCACCAACGACCAGGGCTGA
- a CDS encoding dihydrolipoyl dehydrogenase family protein: MSHNHHYDAVVLGGGTAGELVATGLARAGRDVALVENRLVGGESPYFACVPSKSLLMSARRGETWEMALARRDGLAGNRGDDPAVARMAEDGVTVLRGRGQILDHGRIEVDGAVHGFGDLIVCTGSEPVIPPVEGLADVPLWTSAEALSVPDLPRRLVILGGGPVGCELAQVYAAFGSQVAVVEASGRLLDAEAPFAGEVLADALRRMGVDLRLGAAVADAERKDVGLRLWLTDGGTLDADRVLVAAGRRPRVEGLGLEHLGIDVIPGQGIPVDETCRVPGAAGGVWAAGDVTGVARTAHAARYQAQVALSNLLGHRREADYRAIPRVVYTTPTVYSVGISPRQAEELGIDLLTAGYDLAATARAAVEADERGRVELYADPTRGLLVGAAAAGLHADEWMSEIALAIRAETPLSLLADVVHAFPTHGESVEAPLRELAGRL; encoded by the coding sequence TTGTCGCACAACCATCACTACGACGCCGTGGTGCTGGGCGGGGGGACCGCGGGGGAGCTGGTCGCGACCGGCCTCGCCCGCGCGGGACGGGACGTCGCGCTCGTCGAGAACCGTCTCGTCGGCGGGGAGTCGCCCTACTTCGCGTGCGTCCCGTCCAAGTCGCTGCTGATGTCGGCGCGCCGCGGCGAGACCTGGGAGATGGCCCTCGCCCGCCGCGACGGGCTGGCCGGGAACCGGGGCGACGACCCCGCCGTCGCACGGATGGCCGAGGACGGCGTGACCGTCCTGCGCGGCCGGGGGCAGATCCTCGACCACGGCCGGATCGAGGTGGACGGCGCCGTGCACGGCTTCGGCGACCTCATCGTCTGCACCGGCAGCGAGCCGGTCATCCCGCCCGTCGAGGGGCTGGCCGACGTGCCGCTGTGGACGAGCGCCGAGGCCCTCTCGGTCCCCGACCTGCCGCGCCGGCTGGTGATCCTCGGCGGGGGCCCGGTCGGCTGCGAGCTGGCGCAGGTGTACGCGGCGTTCGGCTCGCAGGTCGCGGTCGTCGAGGCGTCCGGGCGGCTGCTGGACGCGGAGGCGCCGTTCGCCGGGGAGGTGCTCGCCGACGCCCTGCGCCGGATGGGCGTCGACCTGCGGCTCGGCGCCGCCGTCGCCGACGCCGAGCGCAAGGACGTCGGCCTGCGGCTCTGGCTGACCGACGGCGGGACCCTCGACGCCGACCGCGTCCTCGTCGCCGCCGGGCGCCGCCCACGCGTGGAGGGCCTCGGGCTGGAGCACCTCGGCATCGACGTCATACCCGGCCAGGGAATCCCCGTGGACGAGACGTGCCGGGTGCCCGGCGCCGCGGGCGGCGTGTGGGCGGCCGGCGACGTCACCGGCGTCGCCCGCACCGCGCACGCCGCCCGCTACCAGGCGCAGGTCGCGCTGTCGAACCTGCTCGGGCACCGGCGCGAGGCCGACTACCGCGCCATCCCCCGCGTCGTCTACACGACGCCCACCGTCTACTCGGTGGGCATCTCCCCCAGGCAGGCGGAGGAACTCGGCATAGACCTCCTCACCGCCGGGTACGACCTCGCCGCGACGGCCCGGGCGGCGGTCGAGGCCGACGAGCGCGGCCGGGTGGAGCTGTACGCCGACCCCACCCGCGGACTGCTGGTCGGCGCCGCCGCCGCCGGACTCCACGCCGACGAGTGGATGAGCGAGATCGCGCTGGCCATCCGCGCGGAGACGCCGCTGAGCCTGCTCGCCGACGTCGTCCACGCGTTCCCGACCCACGGCGAGTCCGTCGAGGCGCCGCTGCGGGAGCTGGCCGGACGGCTGTGA
- the ligD gene encoding non-homologous end-joining DNA ligase, giving the protein MSSKRTAVEVDGRQLSLSNLDKGMYPEFTKGEVIDYYARIAPVMLPHLHDRAATRIRWPDGIDGGKFFEKNAPSHTPDWVRTATIPTPGSSKGRDTLDFVVVDDLPTLVWCANLAALELHIPQWKVGPRGKVHTPDLVVFDLDPGPPATIVEACEVAALLRDVLAEDGLESYPKTSGKKGLHLYVPIEEPKEAERTSEYAKAAAQRLADENPKLVVAKMERRLRKDKVFVDWSQNNPAKTTVAPYSLRAASRPSVSTPITWDELEACEDPADLVFGPEDVLARVDEHGDLLEPLLKDHRPLP; this is encoded by the coding sequence GTGAGCAGTAAGAGGACCGCCGTCGAGGTGGACGGCCGTCAGCTCTCCCTCTCCAATCTCGACAAGGGCATGTACCCGGAGTTCACCAAGGGTGAGGTCATCGACTACTACGCCCGCATCGCCCCGGTCATGCTCCCCCACCTGCACGACCGCGCCGCGACCCGCATCCGCTGGCCGGACGGCATAGACGGCGGCAAGTTCTTCGAGAAGAACGCCCCCTCCCACACCCCGGACTGGGTCCGGACGGCGACGATCCCCACCCCCGGCAGCTCCAAGGGCCGCGACACCCTCGACTTCGTCGTCGTCGACGACCTGCCCACGCTCGTGTGGTGCGCGAACCTCGCCGCGCTGGAACTGCACATCCCGCAGTGGAAGGTGGGGCCGCGCGGCAAGGTGCACACTCCCGACCTGGTCGTCTTCGACCTGGACCCGGGCCCGCCCGCCACGATCGTGGAGGCGTGCGAGGTCGCCGCCCTGCTGCGCGACGTGCTCGCCGAGGACGGCCTGGAGTCCTACCCGAAGACGAGCGGCAAGAAGGGCCTGCACCTCTACGTCCCGATCGAGGAGCCGAAGGAGGCCGAGCGGACGTCCGAGTACGCCAAGGCCGCCGCGCAGCGCCTGGCCGACGAGAACCCGAAGCTGGTCGTCGCGAAGATGGAGCGGCGGCTGCGCAAGGACAAGGTGTTCGTCGACTGGAGCCAGAACAACCCGGCCAAGACGACCGTCGCGCCCTACTCGCTGCGCGCCGCGAGCCGCCCGTCGGTGTCGACGCCGATCACCTGGGACGAGTTGGAGGCGTGCGAGGACCCCGCCGATCTCGTCTTCGGCCCCGAGGACGTCCTCGCCCGGGTGGACGAGCACGGTGACCTCCTGGAACCGCTTCTGAAGGACCACCGGCCGCTGCCCTGA
- the ligD gene encoding non-homologous end-joining DNA ligase, with product MTMPWPVEPMMASTGDLPSDGGKWGLELKWDGVRVLSHVSADGARAVGRRGGEVTSRYPELSALADLLPDHDVVLDGEVVAFQEGRPSFERLQRRMHVQRPDPRLIREVPVRYVVFDVLFLDGHVLYDVPYADRRSVLAELDLAGTGPVEVPPYLHGGDRLQVEELLSFTREQQMEGLLAKRLDSPYRPGRRVDFWRKVKNFMTREIVICGWKPGKGRREGGVGSLLLGEYDMKGRLGFVGHVGTGFSDRVLDELYETLWPLRRPTSPYDEPVPREFARDAQWVEPRLVGEVAYSARTRDGRLRFPSWRGLRDDKDPLEVTSEQ from the coding sequence ATGACCATGCCGTGGCCCGTCGAGCCGATGATGGCCTCCACCGGAGACCTCCCCTCCGACGGCGGGAAGTGGGGCCTGGAGCTGAAATGGGACGGCGTGCGCGTCCTGTCGCACGTCTCCGCCGACGGCGCCCGCGCCGTCGGCCGGCGCGGCGGCGAGGTGACGAGCCGCTACCCCGAGCTGTCCGCCCTCGCCGACCTGCTGCCCGACCACGACGTCGTGCTGGACGGCGAGGTCGTCGCCTTCCAGGAGGGACGCCCCAGCTTCGAACGCCTCCAGCGCCGGATGCACGTCCAGCGCCCCGACCCCCGACTGATCCGCGAGGTGCCCGTCCGCTACGTGGTCTTCGACGTCCTCTTCCTGGACGGGCACGTCCTGTACGACGTCCCCTACGCCGACCGCCGCTCGGTGCTGGCGGAGCTGGACCTCGCCGGCACCGGCCCCGTGGAGGTGCCCCCGTACCTGCACGGCGGCGACCGGCTCCAGGTGGAGGAGCTGCTCTCCTTCACCCGCGAGCAGCAGATGGAGGGCCTGCTCGCCAAACGCCTCGACTCCCCGTACCGCCCGGGGCGCCGCGTCGACTTCTGGCGCAAGGTGAAGAACTTCATGACGCGCGAGATCGTCATCTGCGGCTGGAAGCCTGGAAAGGGCCGGCGCGAAGGCGGCGTGGGCTCGCTGCTGCTGGGCGAGTACGACATGAAGGGCAGGCTGGGTTTCGTCGGCCACGTCGGCACGGGCTTCAGCGACCGTGTCCTGGACGAGCTGTACGAGACGCTGTGGCCGCTGCGCCGTCCGACGAGCCCCTACGACGAGCCCGTTCCGCGCGAGTTCGCCCGCGACGCCCAATGGGTTGAGCCCCGGCTCGTCGGGGAGGTCGCCTACAGCGCCCGGACCAGGGACGGCCGCCTCCGCTTCCCGTCCTGGCGGGGCCTGCGCGACGACAAGGACCCCCTGGAGGTCACGAGTGAGCAGTAA
- a CDS encoding Ku protein, whose amino-acid sequence MRSIWKGAISFGLVTIPVKLYSATEQRDVAFHQVHREDGGRIKYKRVCTIDGEEVPYSDIAKGYELPSGEMVILTDEDFADLPLSSSRRIDVLQFVEREEVDPIYFAKSYYLEPDAQGAKPYVLLRDALESSGQVAIVKVALRQRESLATLRVSEGVFVLETMLWPDEVRTPDFPFLEEDIEVRKQELSMATSLIESMEGDFDPGEYKDAYREALQAVIDAKVEGREVARPAEEGEEEPAADLLSALRASVEAAKKSRGEKSGKAASGKGAPAKKPAARKTASSKSGEKKEPAKSRGRKSA is encoded by the coding sequence ATGCGCAGTATCTGGAAGGGCGCGATCTCCTTCGGTCTGGTGACCATACCGGTGAAGCTCTACTCGGCGACCGAGCAGCGGGACGTCGCCTTCCACCAGGTGCACCGGGAGGACGGCGGGCGCATCAAGTACAAGCGGGTGTGCACGATCGACGGCGAGGAGGTGCCCTACTCCGACATCGCCAAGGGCTACGAGCTGCCGAGCGGCGAGATGGTCATCCTCACCGACGAGGACTTCGCCGACCTGCCGCTGTCGTCCAGCCGCCGGATCGACGTCCTGCAGTTCGTGGAGCGCGAGGAGGTCGACCCGATCTACTTCGCGAAGTCCTACTACCTGGAGCCCGACGCGCAGGGCGCCAAGCCGTACGTGCTGCTGCGGGACGCGCTGGAGAGCTCCGGGCAGGTCGCGATCGTCAAGGTGGCGCTGCGCCAGCGCGAGTCGCTCGCGACGCTGCGGGTCAGCGAGGGCGTGTTCGTCCTGGAGACCATGCTGTGGCCGGACGAGGTCCGCACCCCCGACTTCCCCTTCCTGGAGGAGGACATCGAGGTCCGCAAGCAGGAGCTGTCGATGGCGACGTCGCTGATCGAGTCGATGGAGGGGGACTTCGACCCGGGCGAGTACAAGGACGCCTACCGGGAGGCGCTCCAGGCGGTGATCGACGCCAAGGTCGAGGGGCGCGAGGTGGCGCGGCCCGCCGAGGAGGGCGAGGAGGAGCCCGCCGCGGACCTGCTCAGCGCGCTGCGCGCCAGCGTCGAGGCGGCGAAGAAGAGCCGCGGCGAGAAGTCGGGGAAGGCGGCGTCCGGCAAGGGGGCGCCGGCGAAGAAGCCCGCCGCGCGCAAGACGGCGTCGTCCAAGTCCGGCGAGAAGAAGGAGCCGGCCAAGAGCCGCGGCCGCAAGTCGGCGTGA
- a CDS encoding MMPL family transporter: MFDRWGRWVHRRRRWVLAAAGAALVFAAVWGTGVFGALTSSGGFDTPGSQSATAERIAERDLGRGAADVVVLYQGGTTVDDPAFRASVERALAALPPGKVAKAVTYWTTGAPQFVSDDRKATYAVLQLAGSDEAAREDAYTAIQDDLTEVGGGLTAKVGGAVGTEVAINERVSSDIGRAEGMAMPVLLVLLVLIFGGLVAASLPLLVGGLAVLGSFTALHALSYVTDVSIFAVNITTFLGLGLAIDYGLFMVSRFREEIGRDGASAEDALAATMATAGRTVAVSGVTVAVSLSGLLLFDQNFLVSMGYGGIATVLVCMAGALTVLPALMAVLGPKVNALPIRRRRAASGGRFDGWWGRVARSVMRRPVVYMVATVALLLALGAPLLHINWGGVDARALPDGADARVVSETLETRFPRNATSPIEAVVTGTSDRAAVQAYGARLDALPGVTDATVTGAGGTTTRIALRYDADPNSGAARDLVQHVRDVPPPPGARAYVGGETADVVDQLASIGATLPWLALLVGGATFVLLFLAFGSVLLPLKAIVMNMLSLSATFGAVVLVFQDGHLSGPLGFTATGAISPAMPILMLAMLFGISMDYEVFLLSRVREQYDLTGSNTAAVASGVQRTGAIITSAALLFIVVIGAFATSGITFIKMTGVGMAVAILLDATVVRALLVPATMRLLGRANWWAPGPLARLYGRYGIREGDAPAAPPARLEPVG, encoded by the coding sequence ATGTTCGATCGATGGGGCAGGTGGGTCCACCGGCGCAGGCGGTGGGTCCTCGCCGCGGCCGGGGCGGCGCTGGTGTTCGCCGCGGTGTGGGGCACGGGCGTCTTCGGCGCGCTGACCTCCTCCGGCGGCTTCGACACCCCGGGCAGCCAGAGCGCGACGGCGGAGCGGATCGCCGAGCGCGACCTCGGCCGGGGCGCGGCCGACGTCGTGGTCCTCTACCAGGGCGGGACGACCGTCGACGACCCGGCCTTCCGGGCTTCGGTGGAGCGCGCGCTGGCCGCACTGCCGCCGGGCAAGGTCGCCAAGGCCGTCACCTACTGGACGACCGGCGCGCCGCAGTTCGTCAGCGACGACCGCAAGGCGACCTACGCCGTCCTGCAGCTCGCCGGCTCCGACGAGGCCGCCAGGGAGGACGCCTACACGGCGATCCAGGACGACCTCACCGAGGTCGGCGGCGGTCTCACCGCGAAGGTCGGCGGGGCGGTCGGCACCGAGGTCGCGATCAACGAGCGCGTCTCGTCCGACATCGGCCGGGCCGAGGGCATGGCCATGCCGGTGCTCCTGGTGCTGCTGGTCCTGATCTTCGGCGGGCTGGTCGCGGCGAGCCTGCCGCTGCTGGTCGGCGGCCTGGCCGTCCTCGGCTCGTTCACCGCGCTGCACGCGCTGTCCTACGTCACCGACGTGTCGATCTTCGCGGTCAACATCACCACGTTCCTCGGGCTCGGCCTAGCGATCGACTACGGGCTGTTCATGGTCAGCCGGTTCCGCGAGGAGATCGGCCGGGACGGCGCCTCCGCCGAGGACGCGCTGGCCGCGACGATGGCCACGGCCGGGCGCACCGTCGCGGTCTCCGGCGTCACGGTCGCGGTGTCGCTGTCCGGGCTGCTGCTGTTCGACCAGAACTTCCTGGTCTCCATGGGGTACGGCGGCATCGCCACCGTGCTGGTGTGCATGGCCGGGGCGCTGACCGTGCTGCCCGCGCTGATGGCCGTCCTCGGCCCGAAGGTGAACGCGCTGCCGATCCGGCGGCGCAGGGCGGCGTCCGGCGGCCGGTTCGACGGCTGGTGGGGACGGGTCGCGCGCAGCGTGATGCGCCGCCCGGTCGTCTACATGGTCGCGACCGTGGCCCTGCTCCTCGCGCTCGGCGCGCCGCTGCTGCACATCAACTGGGGCGGCGTGGACGCCAGGGCGCTGCCGGACGGCGCGGACGCACGGGTGGTGTCCGAGACGCTGGAGACCCGCTTCCCCCGCAACGCCACCAGCCCGATCGAGGCCGTCGTGACCGGGACGTCCGACCGGGCCGCCGTCCAGGCCTACGGGGCCCGCCTGGACGCGCTGCCCGGCGTCACGGACGCGACGGTGACCGGCGCCGGCGGGACGACGACCCGGATCGCGCTGCGCTACGACGCCGACCCGAACTCCGGCGCCGCACGCGACCTCGTCCAGCACGTCCGGGACGTCCCGCCGCCGCCCGGCGCGCGCGCCTACGTCGGCGGCGAGACGGCCGACGTGGTCGACCAGCTCGCCAGCATCGGCGCGACCCTGCCCTGGCTGGCCCTGCTCGTCGGCGGCGCCACGTTCGTCCTGCTGTTCCTGGCGTTCGGGTCGGTGCTGCTGCCGCTGAAGGCGATCGTCATGAACATGCTGTCGCTGTCGGCCACCTTCGGCGCGGTCGTGCTGGTCTTCCAGGACGGCCACCTGTCCGGCCCGCTCGGCTTCACCGCGACCGGCGCGATCTCCCCCGCGATGCCGATCCTCATGCTGGCGATGCTGTTCGGGATCTCGATGGACTACGAGGTGTTCCTGCTGTCGCGGGTGCGCGAGCAGTACGACCTGACCGGCTCCAACACCGCGGCCGTCGCCTCCGGCGTGCAGCGCACCGGCGCCATCATCACCAGCGCGGCGCTGCTGTTCATCGTCGTGATCGGCGCGTTCGCGACGTCCGGCATCACGTTCATCAAGATGACCGGCGTCGGGATGGCCGTGGCGATCCTGCTGGACGCGACGGTCGTCCGGGCGCTGCTCGTGCCCGCCACGATGCGGCTGCTCGGCCGCGCGAACTGGTGGGCGCCCGGCCCGCTGGCCCGGCTCTACGGCCGGTACGGGATCCGGGAGGGCGACGCTCCGGCGGCTCCCCCCGCACGGCTGGAGCCCGTGGGCTGA